The Geothrix sp. genome window below encodes:
- a CDS encoding HlyD family efflux transporter periplasmic adaptor subunit: MRKALLLLPLLLLACRRDPRPLLNGRVEAYLTDLGPRAGGRLVELQVREGQRVKAGDLLARVVAEELDAAVLRDQAGFDSADAKRLELDRGTRAEQIAQGEARVRDAEAAVRLAEENLHRTARLFRDQVLSQAELDRVTAERDRAAAALNLQAKALVELRAGARVEQRQAGSAEARKAQAVLQQSRAQAGFTEVRAPFDGLVTHRLREPGSILAPGQPVLTLARLDQLWVRIYLPQPLQGQARLGSPVTVETPDKRILEATLDEVASEAEFTPKMVESREERVNLVYPARVNLKGGWEQGLMPGVAVDVRLGSAHR, translated from the coding sequence ATGCGCAAGGCCCTGCTCCTGCTTCCGCTGCTCCTCCTGGCCTGCCGGCGGGATCCCCGCCCCCTCCTCAATGGCCGGGTGGAGGCTTACCTCACGGACCTCGGTCCCCGGGCCGGGGGGCGGCTCGTGGAACTCCAGGTCCGCGAAGGCCAGCGCGTGAAGGCCGGGGATCTGCTGGCCCGGGTGGTGGCCGAGGAACTGGACGCCGCCGTGCTCCGCGACCAGGCCGGCTTCGACAGCGCCGACGCCAAGCGCCTGGAACTGGACCGTGGCACCCGCGCCGAGCAGATCGCCCAGGGTGAAGCCCGGGTGCGCGATGCCGAGGCCGCGGTGAGGCTCGCCGAAGAGAACCTCCACCGCACGGCCCGCCTCTTCCGGGACCAGGTGCTCTCCCAGGCCGAGCTGGACCGCGTCACGGCCGAGCGGGATCGGGCTGCGGCGGCGCTGAACCTGCAGGCCAAGGCCCTGGTCGAGCTGAGGGCCGGGGCCCGCGTCGAGCAACGGCAGGCTGGTTCCGCCGAAGCACGGAAGGCCCAGGCCGTGCTGCAGCAGAGCCGGGCCCAGGCCGGCTTCACGGAGGTGCGGGCCCCCTTCGATGGCCTCGTCACCCACCGCTTGCGGGAGCCCGGCAGCATCCTGGCCCCGGGTCAGCCGGTACTTACCCTGGCCCGTCTCGACCAGCTGTGGGTGCGGATCTACCTGCCCCAGCCCCTGCAAGGCCAGGCGCGGCTCGGTTCCCCCGTCACCGTGGAGACGCCGGACAAGCGCATCCTCGAGGCCACCCTCGACGAAGTGGCCTCCGAAGCCGAGTTCACACCGAAGATGGTCGAGAGCCGTGAAGAACGCGTGAACCTCGTCTATCCCGCGCGGGTGAACCTCAAGGGCGGCTGGGAGCAGGGCCTGATGCCCGGCGTGGCCGTGGATGTCCGCCTGGGGAGCGCCCACCGATGA
- a CDS encoding TetR/AcrR family transcriptional regulator produces MPSPAPLPHPSRPRGPKPTRMDADQLLNAAQEVFARDGLRAASLRAIARQAGCDPALIYYHFDSKEAMFTALLDRRIPPLVEELKQLADPSDDRHTALRLWEVLGIYGRRLGQDPGLRSLVRGEIVRGTEGIQETIQSRLFGAALQVRSILEQGVQRGEVREGLDLLLATFFFVKLHLEVLDVLPVVAPRILGLTPEESVAKGERAWLELYWRGLAADPAAPIPPLPDTRP; encoded by the coding sequence ATGCCCTCTCCTGCGCCCCTTCCACACCCTTCCCGTCCCCGCGGCCCCAAGCCCACCCGAATGGATGCGGACCAGCTCCTGAACGCGGCCCAGGAGGTTTTCGCCCGGGACGGCCTGCGTGCCGCCAGCCTGCGCGCCATCGCCCGGCAAGCGGGCTGCGACCCGGCCCTGATCTATTACCACTTCGACAGCAAGGAGGCCATGTTCACGGCCCTCCTGGACCGCCGCATCCCGCCCCTGGTCGAGGAGCTGAAGCAGCTGGCGGATCCTTCCGATGATCGCCACACCGCCCTGCGCCTGTGGGAGGTCCTGGGCATCTACGGCCGGCGCCTCGGCCAGGATCCAGGCCTCCGCAGCCTCGTACGCGGGGAAATCGTCCGGGGGACCGAGGGCATCCAGGAAACGATCCAGAGCCGCCTGTTCGGGGCCGCCCTCCAGGTCCGGAGCATCCTTGAGCAGGGGGTTCAGCGGGGTGAGGTGCGGGAGGGGCTGGATCTGCTCCTCGCCACCTTCTTCTTCGTGAAGCTCCACTTGGAGGTTCTCGATGTGCTGCCCGTCGTGGCCCCGCGCATCCTGGGGCTGACGCCCGAGGAATCCGTGGCCAAGGGCGAACGCGCCTGGCTGGAGCTCTACTGGCGGGGCCTCGCTGCCGACCCGGCCGCTCCGATCCCCCCCCTGCCCGATACCCGTCCCTGA